A genomic region of Populus nigra chromosome 11, ddPopNigr1.1, whole genome shotgun sequence contains the following coding sequences:
- the LOC133668555 gene encoding uncharacterized protein LOC133668555, with protein MDHHHHQQQQQQQQQQQLLLQQQQQQQVQQQQQQQQHQQQHQQQQQFLLLQQLTKQAQQQQQAAAISRFPSNIDAHLRPPSIHRPLTLQQQNPNPNPNPNPNPTPNPNPNLQQHQQQGSNLGQNAQHSQKPQQQPQPQPQQQQQQKGIRPQVNQVEIQMAYQDAWRVCHPDFKRPFASLEDACERLLPYHVVADYEAEEDDRILDLDTTGQMPSRSQQWDHNIAAKVAEFTGTFEKQALAFNIITRKRSLGEFRSEERLMIEQALLQEEKRLLLNLKAEMDAREKASREAQLRMAAMFQAEQAQAESHAHAEMMSRAPIRASALGSQGNSVPIGHDMGEQEHGVNPDEMMNGWGGNALRDEKEPSEDFLNDEETENGNTAVHSEWREVGEFDLNTR; from the exons atggatcatcatcatcatcagcaacagcagcagcagcagcagcagcaacaattgcttttacaacaacaacaacaacaacaggtgcagcagcagcagcagcagcagcagcatcagcAGCAAcatcaacaacagcaacaattCCTCTTGTTACAGCAATTAACGAAACAAGCCCAACAGCAACAACAAGCTGCTGCTATTTCTCGATTCCCATCGAATATTGATGCCCACTTGCGTCCACCATCTATTCATCGCCCACTCACTCTTCAACaacaaaaccctaaccctaaccctaaccctaaccctaaccccaCCCCCAACCCCAACCCTAATTTGCAGCAGCATCAGCAGCAAGGTTCCAATTTGGGGCAAAATGCGCAGCATTCACAGAAGCCGCAACAGCagccgcagccgcagccgcagcagcagcagcagcaaaaggGGATTCGGCCTCAGGTGAACCAGGTGGAGATCCAAATGGCTTACCAGGATGCTTGGCGTGTTTGTCATCCAGATTTCAAGAGGCCATTCGCTTCTCTTGAAGATGCCTGCGAgag ATTACTGCCTTACCATGTAGTAGCAGACTATGAGGCAGAGGAGGATGATAGAATCCTTGATTTAGACACAACAGGTCAGATGCCATCTCGTTCGCAGCAGTGGGATCATAACATTGCTGCTAAAGTTGCTGAGTTCACAGGCACATTTGAGAAACAGGCCTTAGCCTTCAACATAATAACCCGCAAGCGTTCCTTGGGGGAATTCCGATCTGAAGAGAGATTGATGATTGAACAGGCTCTCCTCCAAGAGGAGAAGCGACTTTTGCTCAATTTGAAAGCTGAAATGGATGCCAGGGAGAAGGCCAGTCGGGAGGCTCAGTTAAGAATGGCGGCTATGTTTCAGGCCGAGCAAGCTCAGGCAGAATCACATGCTCATGCTGAAATGATGTCTCGAGCCCCGATAAGGGCAAGTGCACTCGGATCGCAAGGCAACAGTGTTCCGATTGGTCATGACATGGGAGAGCAGGAGCATGGTGTTAACCCAGATGAGATGATGAATGGGTGGGGAGGCAATGCCCTGAGAGATGAGAAAGAGCCTTCTGAAGATTTCTTGAATGATGAAGAAACTGAAAATGGGAACACAGCAGTACACAGTGAGTGGAGAGAAGTGGGAGAATTTGATCTAAACACTAGATGA